A single window of Narcine bancroftii isolate sNarBan1 chromosome 13, sNarBan1.hap1, whole genome shotgun sequence DNA harbors:
- the b9d2 gene encoding B9 domain-containing protein 2 — MAELHIIGQIVGASGFPQHSLFCKWGLHTGCAWKLLSGLKEGQTQVDNPVFKEMTYWSHPIDVHYATKGLQGWPKLFLQVWHQDTFGRSELYGYGFCHVPSSPGFHQMDCVTWRPLGTWQEQLSQMFVGGGPQLKHSDLIYTGADRYRLHTVAMGKVHLQLNVILRNFDRYGVEY, encoded by the exons ATGGCTGAGCTGCACATCATTGGTCAGATCGTCGGAGCAAGTGGCTTTCCTCAGCACAGTCTCTTCTGTAAATGGGGACTGCACACAG GGTGTGCTTGGAAGTTGCTGTCTGGCTTGAAGGAAGGGCAAACGCAAGTGGACAACCCAGTCTTCAAAGAAATGACTTACTGGTCACATCCTATTGACGTGCACTATGCAACCAAAGGTCTCCAAG GCTGGCCCAAACTCTTCCTGCAGGTCTGGCACCAGGACACCTTCGGCCGCAGTGAGCTCTATGGCTATGGTTTCTGCCACGTCCCTAGCAGCCCGGGCTTCCACCAGATGGACTGTGTCACCTGGCGGCCCCTGGGCACGTGGCAGGAGCAGCTGTCCCAGATGTTCGTTGGTGGCGGCCCCCAGCTGAAGCACAGTGACCTGATCTACACCGGTGCCGACCGCTACCGGCTCCACACCGTGGCCATGGGCAAGGTCCATCTGCAGCTCAACGTCATCCTTCGCAACTTTGACCGCTACGGGGTGGAGTACTAG